Proteins encoded in a region of the Papio anubis isolate 15944 chromosome 14, Panubis1.0, whole genome shotgun sequence genome:
- the LOC101026848 gene encoding 60S ribosomal protein L10a — protein sequence MSSKVSRDTLYEAVREVLHGNQRKRRKFLETVELQISLKNYDPQKDKRFSGTVRLKSTPRPKFSVCVLGDQQHCDEAKAVDIPHMDIEALKKLNKNKKLVKKLAKKYDAFLASESLIKQIPRILGPGLNKAGKFPSLLTHNENMVAKVDEVKSTIKFQMKKVLCLAVAVGHVKMTDDELVYNIHLAVNFLVSLLKKNWQNVRALYIKSTMGKPQRLY from the coding sequence ATGAGCAGCAAAGTCTCTCGCGACACTCTGTACGAGGCGGTGCGGGAAGTCCTGCACGGGAACCAGCGCAAGCGCCGCAAGTTTCTGGAGACGGTGGAGTTGCAGATCAGCTTGAAGAACTATGACCCCCAGAAGGACAAGCGCTTCTCGGGCACCGTCAGGCTTAAGTCCACTCCCCGCCCCaagttctctgtgtgtgtcctgGGGGACCAGCAGCACTGTGACGAGGCCAAGGCCGTGGATATCCCCCACATGGACATCGAGGCGCTGAAAAAACTCAACAAGAATAAAAAACTGGTCAAGAAACTAGCCAAGAAGTATGATGCGTTTTTGGCCTCAGAGTCTCTGATCAAGCAGATTCCACGAATCCTCGGCCCAGGCCTAAATAAGGCAGGAAAGTTCCCTTCCCTGCTCACACACAACGAAAACATGGTGGCCAAAGTGGATGAGGTGAAGTCCACAATCAAGTTCCAAATGAAGAAGGTGTTATGTCTGGCTGTAGCTGTTGGTCACGTGAAGATGACAGACGATGAGCTTGTGTATAACATTCACCTTGCTGTCAACTTCTTGGTGTCATTGCTCAAGAAAA